In the genome of Fundulus heteroclitus isolate FHET01 unplaced genomic scaffold, MU-UCD_Fhet_4.1 scaffold_36, whole genome shotgun sequence, one region contains:
- the ppp4r4 gene encoding serine/threonine-protein phosphatase 4 regulatory subunit 4 isoform X5, protein MLPGRMTLSPPGPPCGPPEELQELQELAFIERPIRRSLKTAEEIDQLTVDEDLNDVERAVYLLSMGQEVQRASVISNLPSLVRQNPAETFRRVVPKVRDDIILIHTHTYSILKTVLLHLNHRDAVVSSAWLETLLSAINALPKETIKQEVLNPLLYQSQLSHSLQARLAACRILGRASCKFDSLIVKKELLPLARSLCRDVEPEVRVCMCHQLESMARAIGVDDTRSELLPEMLELAGDEEGSVRLAAFDSIISLMEMMDGDDRLHLLVPLVMSACDASSQVDEGVMVSLSFQFGKLCSGLAGSLSDEQKRLLLQKFQVLCMAGLPADENQMDVGESTLIRCNCCYNLPAMLAFVDPAHFLSDLYPSFSGLCSDPEVSVRRSVAAGFHQVVKMLGSNVHVVHKELLLLLQDNSLEVLDALMNHLDETLEVVLSRGDNLMVDNKLQELLSALLSAEQKVGSSLRWRLHEKLLHRYSCLSRLLPGELLHQTFSARIFMILTTNKVLPVQKEASRTFCTFLRYNRKQEQRQEMMERLIQDLAQGRSYWNRLRFLDVCEIATEIFSRKYFNKHFLIPALELVHDPVANVRYKLCQLLPRLRSSLRLPADKLLLQKLDFCVQKFLCREKDKDVVAMIRKTVLELDKLDLSEPFHKRHEWDLLDQKKEKEEMLLLEMEQLERQQSDGKLNSDKHMERKRRDSKTSLSSTKSMSVSSSTGSSTSGKETRKAKLSRSRSLSSQPTSSKPANSDRPLKVKDLSSSSGLGKSTRDDSLRTAHFTLTTQSTSSMPVLIRSKTTSLLDQASMLEQRDHRSSTLDHRSATRDHRNNMMEQRTSSLEEREHRTSTLEHRDHRTSTLGQRSKTMERGCGMKDSQSRKLSMNRKSSSFQSERE, encoded by the exons ATGTTGCCCGGCAGGATGACTCTGAGCCCGCCCGGACCGCCGTGCGGGCCgccggaggagctgcaggagctgcaggagctggCCTTCATCGAGCGGCCGATCCGCAGGAGCCTGAAG accGCTGAGGAGATCGATCAGCTGACTGTGGATGAAGACCTGAACGACGTGGAGAGAGCCGTATACCTGCTCAG caTGGGTCAGGAGGTCCAGAGAGCCAGCGTCATCAGCAACCTGCCGAGTCTCGTCCGTCAGAACCCGGCTGAGACTTTTCGTCGCGTTGTACCAAAAGTTCGG GATGACATCATCCTgatccacacacacacctactcCATCCTGAAGACGGTGCTGCTTCACCTGAACCACAGAGATGCAG TGGTGAGCAGCGCCTGGCTGGAGACTCTGCTGTCGGCCATCAATGCTCTGCCCAAAGAGACCATCAAACAGGAG GTGCTGAACCCTCTCCTCTATCAGAGTCAGCTGTCTCACTCTCTTCAGGCCCGTCTGGCTGCCTGTCGCATCTTAGGAAGAGCTTCCTGCAAGTTCGATTCCCTCAT AGTGAAAAAGGAGCTGCTGCCATTGGCCCGCTCTCTGTGTCGGGATGTGGAACCAGAAGTCCGAGTCTGCATGTGCCATCAGCTGGAGAGCATGGCCAGAGCCATTGG GGTGGACGACACCAGAAGCGAGCTCCTTCCTGAGATGCTGGAGCTGGCGGGGGATGAGGAGGGCAGCGTTCGGCTGGCCGCCTTTGACAGCATCATCAGCCTGATGGAGATGATGGACGGCG ATGACCGGCTTCACCTGCTGGTTCCTCTGGTGATGTCAGCGTGCGATGCCTCGTCACAGGTGGACGAAGGTGTCATGGTGTCGCTGTCGTTCCAGTTTGGGAAGCTCTGCAGTGGACTGGCAG GTTCCCTGTCAGACGAGCAAAAGCGGCTCCTGCTGCAGAAGTTTCAGGTTCTGTGCATGGCCGGACTGCCAGCTGACGAGAATCAGATGGATGTTGGCGAGTCCACGTTGATCCGCTGTAACTGCTGCTACAACCTGCCG GCCATGCTGGCATTTGTGGACCCCGCCCACTTCCTGTCCGATCTCTACCCATCTTTCTCGGGTCTTTGTAGCGACCCAGAGGTCAGCGTCCGCAGAAGTGTAGCAGCCGGCTTCCACCAG GTGGTGAAGATGCTCGGCTCTAATGTCCATGTGGTCCACAAagagcttctgctgctgctccaggaCAATTCACTGGAG GTTCTGGATGCGCTGATGAACCACCTAGATGAAACTCTGGAGGTGGTTCTGTCCAGAGGAGACAATCTAATGGTAGACAACAAG CTCCAGGAGCTGTTGTCTGCGCTGCTGTCAGCTGAGCAGAAGGTCGGATCATCTCTGCGCTGGAGGCTGCATGAGAAGCTGCTGCACCGCTACAGCTGCCTGTCTAGGCTGCTGCCCGGAGAACTGCTGCACCAGACGTTCTCTGCCCGGATCTTCATGATCCTCACCACTAAT AAAGTGTTGCCGGTGCAGAAGGAAGCGTCTCGAACCTTCTGCACGTTCCTGCGCTACAACCGTAAGCAGGAGCAGCGTCAGGAGATGATGGAGCGACTGATCCAAG ATCTTGCTCAAGGTCGCAGCTACTGGAACCGTCTGAGGTTCCTCGATGTTTGTGAAATCGCCACAGAGATTTTCTCTAGAAAGTATTTCAACAAACACTTCCTGATCCCAGCGCTGGAACTAGTCCACGACCCTGTCGCCAATGTCAG GTATAAGCTCTGTCAGCTGTTGCCTCGGTTACGTTCGTCCCTCCGCCTGCCAGCGGACAAACTGCTGCTGCAGAAACTCGATTTCTGCGTCCAGAAGTTTCTCTGTCGAGAGAAGGACAAAGATGTTGTGGCCATGATCCGCAAG ACAGTGTTGGAGCTGGACAAACTGGATCTGTCTGAGCCT TTTCATAAGAGACACGAGTGGGACCTGCTGGACcagaagaaggagaaggaggagatgctgctgctggagatG GAACAGCTGGAGCGGCAGCAGAGCGACGGAAAGCTTAACTCTGACAAACACATGGAAAGAAAAC GAAGGGACAGCAAGACCAGTCTGTCCTCCACGAAGTCCATGTCTGTGTCCTCGTCAACAGGAAGCTCAACCTCCG GTAAAGAGACGAGGAAGGCTAAACTGTCTCGGAGTCGGTCCCTCAGCAGCCAGCCGACATCGTCCAAACCCGCTAACTCAGACAGACCTCT GAAGGTCAAAGACCTCAGCAGTTCTTCGGGCCTTGGGAAGTCCACTAGAG ATGACTCACTAAGGACCGCCCACTTCACCTTGACAACCCAGTCCACCTCTTCCATGCCAGTTCTGATCCGAAGCAAAACTACCAGCCTCCTGGACCAGGCTAGTATGCTGGAGCAGAGAGACCACAGAAGCAGCACACTGGACCACAGGTCCGCTACCAGAGACCACAGGAACAACATGATGGAGCAGAGAACCAGTTCCCTGGAGGAGAGAGAGCACAGAACCAGCACCTTGGAGCACAGGGATCACAGAACCAGTACCTTGGGTCAGCGCAGTAAGACGATGGAGCGTGGCTGTGGGATGAAGGACAGTCAGTCCAGGAAGCTGTCCAT GAACAGGAAGTCCAGCTCTTTCCAGTCAGAGCGAgaatga
- the ppp4r4 gene encoding serine/threonine-protein phosphatase 4 regulatory subunit 4 isoform X4 — MLPGRMTLSPPGPPCGPPEELQELQELAFIERPIRRSLKTAEEIDQLTVDEDLNDVERAVYLLSMGQEVQRASVISNLPSLVRQNPAETFRRVVPKVRDVLNGAGAEIQLAAATSFLTILQDDIILIHTHTYSILKTVLLHLNHRDAVVSSAWLETLLSAINALPKETIKQEVLNPLLYQSQLSHSLQARLAACRILGRASCKFDSLIVKKELLPLARSLCRDVEPEVRVCMCHQLESMARAIGVDDTRSELLPEMLELAGDEEGSVRLAAFDSIISLMEMMDGDDRLHLLVPLVMSACDASSQVDEGVMVSLSFQFGKLCSGLAGSLSDEQKRLLLQKFQVLCMAGLPADENQMDVGESTLIRCNCCYNLPAMLAFVDPAHFLSDLYPSFSGLCSDPEVSVRRSVAAGFHQVVKMLGSNVHVVHKELLLLLQDNSLEVLDALMNHLDETLEVVLSRGDNLMVDNKLQELLSALLSAEQKVGSSLRWRLHEKLLHRYSCLSRLLPGELLHQTFSARIFMILTTNKVLPVQKEASRTFCTFLRYNRKQEQRQEMMERLIQDLAQGRSYWNRLRFLDVCEIATEIFSRKYFNKHFLIPALELVHDPVANVRYKLCQLLPRLRSSLRLPADKLLLQKLDFCVQKFLCREKDKDVVAMIRKFHKRHEWDLLDQKKEKEEMLLLEMLERQQSDGKLNSDKHMERKRRDSKTSLSSTKSMSVSSSTGSSTSGKETRKAKLSRSRSLSSQPTSSKPANSDRPLKVKDLSSSSGLGKSTRDDSLRTAHFTLTTQSTSSMPVLIRSKTTSLLDQASMLEQRDHRSSTLDHRSATRDHRNNMMEQRTSSLEEREHRTSTLEHRDHRTSTLGQRSKTMERGCGMKDSQSRKLSMNRKSSSFQSERE; from the exons ATGTTGCCCGGCAGGATGACTCTGAGCCCGCCCGGACCGCCGTGCGGGCCgccggaggagctgcaggagctgcaggagctggCCTTCATCGAGCGGCCGATCCGCAGGAGCCTGAAG accGCTGAGGAGATCGATCAGCTGACTGTGGATGAAGACCTGAACGACGTGGAGAGAGCCGTATACCTGCTCAG caTGGGTCAGGAGGTCCAGAGAGCCAGCGTCATCAGCAACCTGCCGAGTCTCGTCCGTCAGAACCCGGCTGAGACTTTTCGTCGCGTTGTACCAAAAGTTCGG GACGTGTTGAATGGCGCCGGTGCTGAGATCCAGCTTGCTGCAGCAACCTCATTTTTAACCATCCTGCAGGATGACATCATCCTgatccacacacacacctactcCATCCTGAAGACGGTGCTGCTTCACCTGAACCACAGAGATGCAG TGGTGAGCAGCGCCTGGCTGGAGACTCTGCTGTCGGCCATCAATGCTCTGCCCAAAGAGACCATCAAACAGGAG GTGCTGAACCCTCTCCTCTATCAGAGTCAGCTGTCTCACTCTCTTCAGGCCCGTCTGGCTGCCTGTCGCATCTTAGGAAGAGCTTCCTGCAAGTTCGATTCCCTCAT AGTGAAAAAGGAGCTGCTGCCATTGGCCCGCTCTCTGTGTCGGGATGTGGAACCAGAAGTCCGAGTCTGCATGTGCCATCAGCTGGAGAGCATGGCCAGAGCCATTGG GGTGGACGACACCAGAAGCGAGCTCCTTCCTGAGATGCTGGAGCTGGCGGGGGATGAGGAGGGCAGCGTTCGGCTGGCCGCCTTTGACAGCATCATCAGCCTGATGGAGATGATGGACGGCG ATGACCGGCTTCACCTGCTGGTTCCTCTGGTGATGTCAGCGTGCGATGCCTCGTCACAGGTGGACGAAGGTGTCATGGTGTCGCTGTCGTTCCAGTTTGGGAAGCTCTGCAGTGGACTGGCAG GTTCCCTGTCAGACGAGCAAAAGCGGCTCCTGCTGCAGAAGTTTCAGGTTCTGTGCATGGCCGGACTGCCAGCTGACGAGAATCAGATGGATGTTGGCGAGTCCACGTTGATCCGCTGTAACTGCTGCTACAACCTGCCG GCCATGCTGGCATTTGTGGACCCCGCCCACTTCCTGTCCGATCTCTACCCATCTTTCTCGGGTCTTTGTAGCGACCCAGAGGTCAGCGTCCGCAGAAGTGTAGCAGCCGGCTTCCACCAG GTGGTGAAGATGCTCGGCTCTAATGTCCATGTGGTCCACAAagagcttctgctgctgctccaggaCAATTCACTGGAG GTTCTGGATGCGCTGATGAACCACCTAGATGAAACTCTGGAGGTGGTTCTGTCCAGAGGAGACAATCTAATGGTAGACAACAAG CTCCAGGAGCTGTTGTCTGCGCTGCTGTCAGCTGAGCAGAAGGTCGGATCATCTCTGCGCTGGAGGCTGCATGAGAAGCTGCTGCACCGCTACAGCTGCCTGTCTAGGCTGCTGCCCGGAGAACTGCTGCACCAGACGTTCTCTGCCCGGATCTTCATGATCCTCACCACTAAT AAAGTGTTGCCGGTGCAGAAGGAAGCGTCTCGAACCTTCTGCACGTTCCTGCGCTACAACCGTAAGCAGGAGCAGCGTCAGGAGATGATGGAGCGACTGATCCAAG ATCTTGCTCAAGGTCGCAGCTACTGGAACCGTCTGAGGTTCCTCGATGTTTGTGAAATCGCCACAGAGATTTTCTCTAGAAAGTATTTCAACAAACACTTCCTGATCCCAGCGCTGGAACTAGTCCACGACCCTGTCGCCAATGTCAG GTATAAGCTCTGTCAGCTGTTGCCTCGGTTACGTTCGTCCCTCCGCCTGCCAGCGGACAAACTGCTGCTGCAGAAACTCGATTTCTGCGTCCAGAAGTTTCTCTGTCGAGAGAAGGACAAAGATGTTGTGGCCATGATCCGCAAG TTTCATAAGAGACACGAGTGGGACCTGCTGGACcagaagaaggagaaggaggagatgctgctgctggagatG CTGGAGCGGCAGCAGAGCGACGGAAAGCTTAACTCTGACAAACACATGGAAAGAAAAC GAAGGGACAGCAAGACCAGTCTGTCCTCCACGAAGTCCATGTCTGTGTCCTCGTCAACAGGAAGCTCAACCTCCG GTAAAGAGACGAGGAAGGCTAAACTGTCTCGGAGTCGGTCCCTCAGCAGCCAGCCGACATCGTCCAAACCCGCTAACTCAGACAGACCTCT GAAGGTCAAAGACCTCAGCAGTTCTTCGGGCCTTGGGAAGTCCACTAGAG ATGACTCACTAAGGACCGCCCACTTCACCTTGACAACCCAGTCCACCTCTTCCATGCCAGTTCTGATCCGAAGCAAAACTACCAGCCTCCTGGACCAGGCTAGTATGCTGGAGCAGAGAGACCACAGAAGCAGCACACTGGACCACAGGTCCGCTACCAGAGACCACAGGAACAACATGATGGAGCAGAGAACCAGTTCCCTGGAGGAGAGAGAGCACAGAACCAGCACCTTGGAGCACAGGGATCACAGAACCAGTACCTTGGGTCAGCGCAGTAAGACGATGGAGCGTGGCTGTGGGATGAAGGACAGTCAGTCCAGGAAGCTGTCCAT GAACAGGAAGTCCAGCTCTTTCCAGTCAGAGCGAgaatga
- the ppp4r4 gene encoding serine/threonine-protein phosphatase 4 regulatory subunit 4 isoform X3: protein MLPGRMTLSPPGPPCGPPEELQELQELAFIERPIRRSLKTAEEIDQLTVDEDLNDVERAVYLLSMGQEVQRASVISNLPSLVRQNPAETFRRVVPKVRDVLNGAGAEIQLAAATSFLTILQDDIILIHTHTYSILKTVLLHLNHRDAVVSSAWLETLLSAINALPKETIKQEVLNPLLYQSQLSHSLQARLAACRILGRASCKFDSLIVKKELLPLARSLCRDVEPEVRVCMCHQLESMARAIGVDDTRSELLPEMLELAGDEEGSVRLAAFDSIISLMEMMDGDDRLHLLVPLVMSACDASSQVDEGVMVSLSFQFGKLCSGLAGSLSDEQKRLLLQKFQVLCMAGLPADENQMDVGESTLIRCNCCYNLPAMLAFVDPAHFLSDLYPSFSGLCSDPEVSVRRSVAAGFHQVVKMLGSNVHVVHKELLLLLQDNSLEVLDALMNHLDETLEVVLSRGDNLMVDNKLQELLSALLSAEQKVGSSLRWRLHEKLLHRYSCLSRLLPGELLHQTFSARIFMILTTNKVLPVQKEASRTFCTFLRYNRKQEQRQEMMERLIQDLAQGRSYWNRLRFLDVCEIATEIFSRKYFNKHFLIPALELVHDPVANVRYKLCQLLPRLRSSLRLPADKLLLQKLDFCVQKFLCREKDKDVVAMIRKFHKRHEWDLLDQKKEKEEMLLLEMEQLERQQSDGKLNSDKHMERKRRDSKTSLSSTKSMSVSSSTGSSTSGKETRKAKLSRSRSLSSQPTSSKPANSDRPLKVKDLSSSSGLGKSTRDDSLRTAHFTLTTQSTSSMPVLIRSKTTSLLDQASMLEQRDHRSSTLDHRSATRDHRNNMMEQRTSSLEEREHRTSTLEHRDHRTSTLGQRSKTMERGCGMKDSQSRKLSMNRKSSSFQSERE, encoded by the exons ATGTTGCCCGGCAGGATGACTCTGAGCCCGCCCGGACCGCCGTGCGGGCCgccggaggagctgcaggagctgcaggagctggCCTTCATCGAGCGGCCGATCCGCAGGAGCCTGAAG accGCTGAGGAGATCGATCAGCTGACTGTGGATGAAGACCTGAACGACGTGGAGAGAGCCGTATACCTGCTCAG caTGGGTCAGGAGGTCCAGAGAGCCAGCGTCATCAGCAACCTGCCGAGTCTCGTCCGTCAGAACCCGGCTGAGACTTTTCGTCGCGTTGTACCAAAAGTTCGG GACGTGTTGAATGGCGCCGGTGCTGAGATCCAGCTTGCTGCAGCAACCTCATTTTTAACCATCCTGCAGGATGACATCATCCTgatccacacacacacctactcCATCCTGAAGACGGTGCTGCTTCACCTGAACCACAGAGATGCAG TGGTGAGCAGCGCCTGGCTGGAGACTCTGCTGTCGGCCATCAATGCTCTGCCCAAAGAGACCATCAAACAGGAG GTGCTGAACCCTCTCCTCTATCAGAGTCAGCTGTCTCACTCTCTTCAGGCCCGTCTGGCTGCCTGTCGCATCTTAGGAAGAGCTTCCTGCAAGTTCGATTCCCTCAT AGTGAAAAAGGAGCTGCTGCCATTGGCCCGCTCTCTGTGTCGGGATGTGGAACCAGAAGTCCGAGTCTGCATGTGCCATCAGCTGGAGAGCATGGCCAGAGCCATTGG GGTGGACGACACCAGAAGCGAGCTCCTTCCTGAGATGCTGGAGCTGGCGGGGGATGAGGAGGGCAGCGTTCGGCTGGCCGCCTTTGACAGCATCATCAGCCTGATGGAGATGATGGACGGCG ATGACCGGCTTCACCTGCTGGTTCCTCTGGTGATGTCAGCGTGCGATGCCTCGTCACAGGTGGACGAAGGTGTCATGGTGTCGCTGTCGTTCCAGTTTGGGAAGCTCTGCAGTGGACTGGCAG GTTCCCTGTCAGACGAGCAAAAGCGGCTCCTGCTGCAGAAGTTTCAGGTTCTGTGCATGGCCGGACTGCCAGCTGACGAGAATCAGATGGATGTTGGCGAGTCCACGTTGATCCGCTGTAACTGCTGCTACAACCTGCCG GCCATGCTGGCATTTGTGGACCCCGCCCACTTCCTGTCCGATCTCTACCCATCTTTCTCGGGTCTTTGTAGCGACCCAGAGGTCAGCGTCCGCAGAAGTGTAGCAGCCGGCTTCCACCAG GTGGTGAAGATGCTCGGCTCTAATGTCCATGTGGTCCACAAagagcttctgctgctgctccaggaCAATTCACTGGAG GTTCTGGATGCGCTGATGAACCACCTAGATGAAACTCTGGAGGTGGTTCTGTCCAGAGGAGACAATCTAATGGTAGACAACAAG CTCCAGGAGCTGTTGTCTGCGCTGCTGTCAGCTGAGCAGAAGGTCGGATCATCTCTGCGCTGGAGGCTGCATGAGAAGCTGCTGCACCGCTACAGCTGCCTGTCTAGGCTGCTGCCCGGAGAACTGCTGCACCAGACGTTCTCTGCCCGGATCTTCATGATCCTCACCACTAAT AAAGTGTTGCCGGTGCAGAAGGAAGCGTCTCGAACCTTCTGCACGTTCCTGCGCTACAACCGTAAGCAGGAGCAGCGTCAGGAGATGATGGAGCGACTGATCCAAG ATCTTGCTCAAGGTCGCAGCTACTGGAACCGTCTGAGGTTCCTCGATGTTTGTGAAATCGCCACAGAGATTTTCTCTAGAAAGTATTTCAACAAACACTTCCTGATCCCAGCGCTGGAACTAGTCCACGACCCTGTCGCCAATGTCAG GTATAAGCTCTGTCAGCTGTTGCCTCGGTTACGTTCGTCCCTCCGCCTGCCAGCGGACAAACTGCTGCTGCAGAAACTCGATTTCTGCGTCCAGAAGTTTCTCTGTCGAGAGAAGGACAAAGATGTTGTGGCCATGATCCGCAAG TTTCATAAGAGACACGAGTGGGACCTGCTGGACcagaagaaggagaaggaggagatgctgctgctggagatG GAACAGCTGGAGCGGCAGCAGAGCGACGGAAAGCTTAACTCTGACAAACACATGGAAAGAAAAC GAAGGGACAGCAAGACCAGTCTGTCCTCCACGAAGTCCATGTCTGTGTCCTCGTCAACAGGAAGCTCAACCTCCG GTAAAGAGACGAGGAAGGCTAAACTGTCTCGGAGTCGGTCCCTCAGCAGCCAGCCGACATCGTCCAAACCCGCTAACTCAGACAGACCTCT GAAGGTCAAAGACCTCAGCAGTTCTTCGGGCCTTGGGAAGTCCACTAGAG ATGACTCACTAAGGACCGCCCACTTCACCTTGACAACCCAGTCCACCTCTTCCATGCCAGTTCTGATCCGAAGCAAAACTACCAGCCTCCTGGACCAGGCTAGTATGCTGGAGCAGAGAGACCACAGAAGCAGCACACTGGACCACAGGTCCGCTACCAGAGACCACAGGAACAACATGATGGAGCAGAGAACCAGTTCCCTGGAGGAGAGAGAGCACAGAACCAGCACCTTGGAGCACAGGGATCACAGAACCAGTACCTTGGGTCAGCGCAGTAAGACGATGGAGCGTGGCTGTGGGATGAAGGACAGTCAGTCCAGGAAGCTGTCCAT GAACAGGAAGTCCAGCTCTTTCCAGTCAGAGCGAgaatga
- the ppp4r4 gene encoding serine/threonine-protein phosphatase 4 regulatory subunit 4 isoform X2, with the protein MLPGRMTLSPPGPPCGPPEELQELQELAFIERPIRRSLKTAEEIDQLTVDEDLNDVERAVYLLSMGQEVQRASVISNLPSLVRQNPAETFRRVVPKVRDVLNGAGAEIQLAAATSFLTILQDDIILIHTHTYSILKTVLLHLNHRDAVVSSAWLETLLSAINALPKETIKQEVLNPLLYQSQLSHSLQARLAACRILGRASCKFDSLIVKKELLPLARSLCRDVEPEVRVCMCHQLESMARAIGVDDTRSELLPEMLELAGDEEGSVRLAAFDSIISLMEMMDGDDRLHLLVPLVMSACDASSQVDEGVMVSLSFQFGKLCSGLAGSLSDEQKRLLLQKFQVLCMAGLPADENQMDVGESTLIRCNCCYNLPAMLAFVDPAHFLSDLYPSFSGLCSDPEVSVRRSVAAGFHQVVKMLGSNVHVVHKELLLLLQDNSLEVLDALMNHLDETLEVVLSRGDNLMVDNKLQELLSALLSAEQKVGSSLRWRLHEKLLHRYSCLSRLLPGELLHQTFSARIFMILTTNKVLPVQKEASRTFCTFLRYNRKQEQRQEMMERLIQDLAQGRSYWNRLRFLDVCEIATEIFSRKYFNKHFLIPALELVHDPVANVRYKLCQLLPRLRSSLRLPADKLLLQKLDFCVQKFLCREKDKDVVAMIRKTVLELDKLDLSEPFHKRHEWDLLDQKKEKEEMLLLEMLERQQSDGKLNSDKHMERKRRDSKTSLSSTKSMSVSSSTGSSTSGKETRKAKLSRSRSLSSQPTSSKPANSDRPLKVKDLSSSSGLGKSTRDDSLRTAHFTLTTQSTSSMPVLIRSKTTSLLDQASMLEQRDHRSSTLDHRSATRDHRNNMMEQRTSSLEEREHRTSTLEHRDHRTSTLGQRSKTMERGCGMKDSQSRKLSMNRKSSSFQSERE; encoded by the exons ATGTTGCCCGGCAGGATGACTCTGAGCCCGCCCGGACCGCCGTGCGGGCCgccggaggagctgcaggagctgcaggagctggCCTTCATCGAGCGGCCGATCCGCAGGAGCCTGAAG accGCTGAGGAGATCGATCAGCTGACTGTGGATGAAGACCTGAACGACGTGGAGAGAGCCGTATACCTGCTCAG caTGGGTCAGGAGGTCCAGAGAGCCAGCGTCATCAGCAACCTGCCGAGTCTCGTCCGTCAGAACCCGGCTGAGACTTTTCGTCGCGTTGTACCAAAAGTTCGG GACGTGTTGAATGGCGCCGGTGCTGAGATCCAGCTTGCTGCAGCAACCTCATTTTTAACCATCCTGCAGGATGACATCATCCTgatccacacacacacctactcCATCCTGAAGACGGTGCTGCTTCACCTGAACCACAGAGATGCAG TGGTGAGCAGCGCCTGGCTGGAGACTCTGCTGTCGGCCATCAATGCTCTGCCCAAAGAGACCATCAAACAGGAG GTGCTGAACCCTCTCCTCTATCAGAGTCAGCTGTCTCACTCTCTTCAGGCCCGTCTGGCTGCCTGTCGCATCTTAGGAAGAGCTTCCTGCAAGTTCGATTCCCTCAT AGTGAAAAAGGAGCTGCTGCCATTGGCCCGCTCTCTGTGTCGGGATGTGGAACCAGAAGTCCGAGTCTGCATGTGCCATCAGCTGGAGAGCATGGCCAGAGCCATTGG GGTGGACGACACCAGAAGCGAGCTCCTTCCTGAGATGCTGGAGCTGGCGGGGGATGAGGAGGGCAGCGTTCGGCTGGCCGCCTTTGACAGCATCATCAGCCTGATGGAGATGATGGACGGCG ATGACCGGCTTCACCTGCTGGTTCCTCTGGTGATGTCAGCGTGCGATGCCTCGTCACAGGTGGACGAAGGTGTCATGGTGTCGCTGTCGTTCCAGTTTGGGAAGCTCTGCAGTGGACTGGCAG GTTCCCTGTCAGACGAGCAAAAGCGGCTCCTGCTGCAGAAGTTTCAGGTTCTGTGCATGGCCGGACTGCCAGCTGACGAGAATCAGATGGATGTTGGCGAGTCCACGTTGATCCGCTGTAACTGCTGCTACAACCTGCCG GCCATGCTGGCATTTGTGGACCCCGCCCACTTCCTGTCCGATCTCTACCCATCTTTCTCGGGTCTTTGTAGCGACCCAGAGGTCAGCGTCCGCAGAAGTGTAGCAGCCGGCTTCCACCAG GTGGTGAAGATGCTCGGCTCTAATGTCCATGTGGTCCACAAagagcttctgctgctgctccaggaCAATTCACTGGAG GTTCTGGATGCGCTGATGAACCACCTAGATGAAACTCTGGAGGTGGTTCTGTCCAGAGGAGACAATCTAATGGTAGACAACAAG CTCCAGGAGCTGTTGTCTGCGCTGCTGTCAGCTGAGCAGAAGGTCGGATCATCTCTGCGCTGGAGGCTGCATGAGAAGCTGCTGCACCGCTACAGCTGCCTGTCTAGGCTGCTGCCCGGAGAACTGCTGCACCAGACGTTCTCTGCCCGGATCTTCATGATCCTCACCACTAAT AAAGTGTTGCCGGTGCAGAAGGAAGCGTCTCGAACCTTCTGCACGTTCCTGCGCTACAACCGTAAGCAGGAGCAGCGTCAGGAGATGATGGAGCGACTGATCCAAG ATCTTGCTCAAGGTCGCAGCTACTGGAACCGTCTGAGGTTCCTCGATGTTTGTGAAATCGCCACAGAGATTTTCTCTAGAAAGTATTTCAACAAACACTTCCTGATCCCAGCGCTGGAACTAGTCCACGACCCTGTCGCCAATGTCAG GTATAAGCTCTGTCAGCTGTTGCCTCGGTTACGTTCGTCCCTCCGCCTGCCAGCGGACAAACTGCTGCTGCAGAAACTCGATTTCTGCGTCCAGAAGTTTCTCTGTCGAGAGAAGGACAAAGATGTTGTGGCCATGATCCGCAAG ACAGTGTTGGAGCTGGACAAACTGGATCTGTCTGAGCCT TTTCATAAGAGACACGAGTGGGACCTGCTGGACcagaagaaggagaaggaggagatgctgctgctggagatG CTGGAGCGGCAGCAGAGCGACGGAAAGCTTAACTCTGACAAACACATGGAAAGAAAAC GAAGGGACAGCAAGACCAGTCTGTCCTCCACGAAGTCCATGTCTGTGTCCTCGTCAACAGGAAGCTCAACCTCCG GTAAAGAGACGAGGAAGGCTAAACTGTCTCGGAGTCGGTCCCTCAGCAGCCAGCCGACATCGTCCAAACCCGCTAACTCAGACAGACCTCT GAAGGTCAAAGACCTCAGCAGTTCTTCGGGCCTTGGGAAGTCCACTAGAG ATGACTCACTAAGGACCGCCCACTTCACCTTGACAACCCAGTCCACCTCTTCCATGCCAGTTCTGATCCGAAGCAAAACTACCAGCCTCCTGGACCAGGCTAGTATGCTGGAGCAGAGAGACCACAGAAGCAGCACACTGGACCACAGGTCCGCTACCAGAGACCACAGGAACAACATGATGGAGCAGAGAACCAGTTCCCTGGAGGAGAGAGAGCACAGAACCAGCACCTTGGAGCACAGGGATCACAGAACCAGTACCTTGGGTCAGCGCAGTAAGACGATGGAGCGTGGCTGTGGGATGAAGGACAGTCAGTCCAGGAAGCTGTCCAT GAACAGGAAGTCCAGCTCTTTCCAGTCAGAGCGAgaatga